One region of Limnospira fusiformis SAG 85.79 genomic DNA includes:
- a CDS encoding PEP-CTERM sorting domain-containing protein: MKVKLLNIVTSVVLAAGLVSTLAPDAMAQKPRNVATCQENLFAGLTYICQDSGGNDNVSAIESMFGQTVIDGFRLDDYKVDRSTGENAFFTIASTSEGKGTLTFFDDSLKDSTFAFVIKGGPGFAAYLFDGIDQLENLNWETGRPGLSHATLYVFDTPSSRPGGRTEIPEPGMLLGLVAVGGMMVGQKAISGKN, from the coding sequence ATGAAAGTTAAATTATTAAATATAGTAACTTCCGTAGTTTTAGCCGCTGGCTTAGTGTCCACCTTGGCACCGGATGCCATGGCCCAAAAACCTCGCAACGTTGCCACTTGCCAAGAAAATTTGTTTGCGGGATTAACTTACATTTGCCAAGATAGTGGTGGAAATGACAATGTTTCTGCCATTGAATCTATGTTTGGTCAAACAGTAATCGATGGTTTTAGACTAGACGACTACAAAGTTGATAGAAGCACTGGTGAGAACGCCTTTTTCACCATCGCCAGCACCAGTGAAGGTAAAGGGACTCTGACGTTTTTTGATGATAGCCTCAAAGATTCCACTTTTGCCTTTGTGATCAAAGGTGGTCCAGGTTTTGCGGCTTATCTGTTTGACGGGATCGACCAATTAGAGAATTTAAACTGGGAAACAGGAAGACCTGGCTTGTCTCATGCGACTCTGTATGTGTTCGACACCCCCAGCAGCAGACCAGGCGGCCGGACAGAAATTCCCGAACCGGGAATGCTGTTAGGTTTGGTAGCCGTTGGCGGTATGATGGTTGGTCAAAAAGCGATCTCTGGCAAAAACTAG
- a CDS encoding PEP-CTERM sorting domain-containing protein — MKVRFLNIATAAVLATGLVSAFAPDAMAQRPGNAATCQDNIFGGLFEECREQSGGPAGNDNATRIAALFEREVIADFKVDDSSGAIANVFDITSTGEGVGTMNFLDSTLANSTFAFVIKGGNGFAAYLFDGISQLTDLSWSTGGPGLSHATLYVFDSPIPPIPVPEPGTLLGLVAIGGVMVGQKAISRKS; from the coding sequence ATGAAAGTTAGATTTTTAAATATTGCCACAGCCGCAGTTTTAGCCACTGGTTTAGTGTCCGCCTTTGCACCCGATGCCATGGCCCAAAGACCTGGCAACGCTGCCACTTGCCAAGATAATATTTTTGGTGGCTTGTTTGAAGAGTGTCGGGAACAATCTGGTGGACCCGCTGGAAATGACAATGCTACTCGCATTGCAGCGCTATTTGAACGAGAAGTAATTGCCGATTTCAAAGTTGATGACAGCAGTGGCGCGATCGCAAATGTTTTCGACATCACCAGCACTGGTGAAGGTGTCGGGACCATGAACTTCCTCGACTCCACACTGGCTAATTCTACCTTTGCCTTTGTGATCAAAGGTGGTAACGGTTTTGCAGCTTATCTGTTTGACGGTATTAGCCAACTAACTGATTTAAGCTGGTCAACTGGTGGCCCTGGTCTGTCTCACGCGACTCTGTATGTGTTCGATAGCCCAATTCCCCCAATACCAGTTCCTGAACCCGGAACCCTGTTAGGTTTAGTAGCCATTGGTGGTGTGATGGTTGGTCAAAAAGCCATCTCTCGCAAAAGCTAG
- a CDS encoding class I SAM-dependent methyltransferase: MVSVTLVDRISQRIGNHPQNRITFAEYMEMALYDPKQGYYNHNSPQIGAQGDFFTSPHLGSDFGELLAEQLVEMWEILGKPEPFTLVEMGAGQGILAADIIGYLQGQYPQVVGVLDYAIAEKSTRLKTEQQRRFQQLGAPFTQIRWCDLDEIANHSITGCFFSNELIDAFPVHLVTRQNNQLQEIYLTTTGSKSDYQLAEVVGELSTPQLADYFRLVGIDLLSEAYPEGYRTEVNLAALGWVETVARKLRRGFVLTIDYGYSADRLYSPTRREGTLQCYYQHRHHNNPYIYIGEQDITAHVDFTALQQKGRSLGLQTIGFTQQALFMMALGLGDRIATVSEGPKISQVLRRREALHSLIDPMGLGNFGVLIQGTFSEDVKLRGLSSPQW; encoded by the coding sequence ATGGTATCTGTAACCCTGGTCGATCGCATTAGTCAACGAATTGGCAACCATCCCCAAAATCGGATTACTTTTGCGGAGTATATGGAGATGGCACTCTATGACCCCAAACAGGGCTACTATAACCATAACTCCCCCCAAATAGGCGCACAGGGGGACTTTTTCACTTCCCCTCACCTAGGTTCAGATTTTGGCGAGTTACTAGCTGAACAGTTAGTAGAAATGTGGGAAATTTTGGGAAAGCCGGAACCGTTTACCTTAGTGGAAATGGGGGCGGGTCAAGGAATTTTAGCTGCGGATATTATCGGCTATCTGCAAGGACAATATCCCCAAGTTGTCGGGGTATTAGATTATGCGATCGCCGAAAAATCCACGCGACTAAAAACCGAACAACAGCGGCGCTTTCAGCAATTGGGCGCACCCTTTACCCAAATCCGTTGGTGTGATTTAGATGAAATTGCCAACCATTCAATTACCGGATGTTTTTTCTCCAATGAATTAATCGACGCTTTCCCGGTGCATTTAGTCACCCGCCAGAATAATCAATTACAGGAAATTTATCTAACCACTACCGGGTCAAAATCCGATTACCAATTAGCCGAAGTAGTCGGGGAACTTTCCACCCCCCAACTAGCTGACTATTTTCGGTTAGTCGGTATTGATTTATTATCGGAGGCTTACCCCGAAGGCTACCGAACCGAGGTTAATCTAGCCGCTTTGGGGTGGGTAGAAACTGTGGCTAGAAAATTGCGGCGGGGATTTGTGCTAACTATTGATTATGGCTATAGTGCCGATCGCCTTTATAGTCCGACCCGCCGGGAAGGAACCCTACAATGTTACTATCAACATCGCCATCATAATAACCCCTATATATATATAGGTGAACAGGATATAACCGCCCATGTAGATTTTACCGCCTTACAGCAAAAAGGGCGATCGCTGGGACTCCAAACCATCGGCTTTACCCAACAGGCTTTATTTATGATGGCTTTGGGATTAGGCGATCGTATAGCCACCGTTTCCGAAGGCCCAAAAATTTCCCAAGTATTACGGCGGCGGGAGGCTTTACATTCCCTAATTGACCCCATGGGATTAGGTAACTTTGGGGTTCTGATCCAGGGTACCTTCTCCGAAGATGTAAAACTGAGGGGGTTAAGTTCACCTCAATGGTAG
- a CDS encoding Sensor protein (fragment), translated as MGLTICPKYLQLMGSEMEIFSEVGNGTTFQFKLNVLVREHHPRDNGAKTYQNYQPKLDDYPRVNNRRGQHLILMVEENYYNRQLLHQILSPHFGINASGGYST; from the coding sequence TTGGGGTTAACTATTTGTCCAAAATATCTACAGCTAATGGGTTCGGAGATGGAAATTTTCTCGGAGGTCGGCAATGGCACTACTTTTCAATTTAAATTAAATGTGCTAGTCCGAGAACATCACCCTAGGGACAATGGTGCTAAAACTTATCAAAATTATCAGCCAAAATTAGACGATTATCCTCGGGTAAATAATCGGCGTGGTCAACATCTGATTTTGATGGTTGAGGAGAATTATTATAATCGGCAATTACTCCACCAAATTCTATCACCTCATTTTGGAATTAATGCAAGCGGTGGCTACTCAACTTAG
- a CDS encoding diguanylate cyclase domain-containing protein encodes MILCDVDYLKKYNDTYGHLAGDNCLIRVAQAIQESAMRPGDLVARYGGGRVCHYLIKY; translated from the coding sequence TTGATTCTGTGTGATGTCGATTACTTGAAAAAATATAACGATACTTACGGACATTTAGCGGGTGATAATTGCTTAATTAGAGTAGCTCAAGCTATCCAAGAATCAGCTATGCGTCCGGGGGATTTGGTGGCTCGTTATGGGGGGGGAAGAGTTTGCCATTATTTGATCAAATACTAA
- a CDS encoding phosphomannomutase/phosphoglucomutase, producing the protein MDQVANWDWKKLQNGSDIRGVAIAGVANEPVNLTPEIATILGKAFASWVSQKLGKNTAELTMAVGRDSRLSGPVLSQAVMEGIISTGAQVYDLAIASTPAMFMSTVTPGWECDGAIMLTASHLPFNRNGLKFFTPQGGLGKPDISEILELAKLNDFAKSPTPGSIIQHDFISVYAEGLVNTIRQGVNHPTNLEQPLTGLKIIVDAGNGAGGFYAEKVLKPLGADTTGSQFLDPDGTFPNHVPNPENQAAMQSICQAVIDNKADFGIIFDTDVDRGAAVDQLGKELNRNRLIALISAIVLREHPGSAIVTDSITSDGLTHFIEQELKGVHHRFKRGYKNVINEAIRLNESGQESWLAIETSGHGAMKENYFLDDGAYLVSKLLIELAKTHLKGKSLTDLIANLQEPAESEEVRITIQNDDFKSLGNNVIEKLTQFVSQQTDWEIVPKNYEGVRVSCGSPDEDGWFLLRLSLHDPVLPLNIESNVVGGVAKIANRLLGFFQGIDSLDISTFSGIK; encoded by the coding sequence ATGGATCAAGTTGCTAATTGGGACTGGAAAAAGCTACAAAATGGGTCGGATATTCGGGGAGTCGCCATAGCAGGTGTAGCCAATGAACCAGTTAACCTAACTCCTGAAATTGCCACTATCTTAGGTAAAGCCTTCGCGAGTTGGGTCAGCCAAAAACTGGGTAAAAATACCGCAGAATTAACTATGGCGGTAGGTAGAGATAGTCGTCTATCTGGACCTGTGCTAAGTCAAGCAGTTATGGAGGGAATTATATCCACTGGGGCTCAGGTTTATGATTTGGCGATCGCCTCAACTCCCGCCATGTTTATGAGTACCGTTACCCCCGGCTGGGAATGTGATGGCGCAATTATGTTAACCGCCAGCCACCTCCCCTTTAACCGTAATGGCTTAAAGTTTTTTACCCCCCAAGGAGGCTTAGGAAAGCCGGATATTTCCGAGATTTTGGAGTTAGCGAAACTCAACGATTTTGCCAAATCTCCCACCCCTGGTTCTATTATACAACATGATTTTATTTCTGTCTATGCCGAAGGATTAGTTAATACCATTCGCCAAGGTGTCAATCATCCCACCAACTTGGAACAGCCTTTAACTGGATTAAAAATAATCGTTGATGCTGGCAATGGTGCGGGGGGATTTTATGCCGAAAAAGTCTTAAAACCCCTAGGGGCTGATACCACAGGGAGCCAATTTTTAGACCCTGATGGCACATTCCCTAATCATGTTCCCAACCCGGAAAATCAAGCGGCTATGCAGTCAATTTGTCAAGCGGTTATTGACAATAAAGCCGATTTTGGGATTATTTTTGATACCGATGTAGATCGGGGTGCAGCCGTTGATCAGTTGGGGAAAGAACTTAACCGAAATCGCCTAATTGCCTTAATTTCGGCGATAGTTTTACGAGAACATCCCGGTTCTGCGATCGTCACTGATTCCATTACTTCCGATGGCTTAACTCATTTTATCGAGCAGGAATTAAAAGGGGTTCATCATCGCTTTAAGCGCGGTTACAAAAATGTAATTAATGAAGCCATACGACTTAATGAAAGCGGACAGGAATCTTGGCTGGCGATTGAAACTTCCGGTCATGGTGCTATGAAAGAGAACTACTTTTTAGATGATGGTGCATATTTAGTTAGCAAGCTGTTAATTGAACTAGCTAAAACCCACCTAAAAGGTAAATCTCTCACCGATTTAATTGCCAATTTACAGGAACCCGCCGAGAGTGAAGAAGTGCGGATCACTATTCAAAATGATGATTTTAAATCATTAGGTAATAACGTGATTGAAAAACTCACTCAGTTTGTCTCCCAACAAACCGACTGGGAAATTGTCCCCAAAAACTACGAGGGGGTTCGGGTTTCCTGTGGGTCCCCCGACGAGGATGGCTGGTTTTTATTGCGCCTATCCCTTCATGATCCGGTTTTACCGTTAAATATTGAATCAAATGTGGTCGGTGGCGTGGCGAAAATTGCTAACCGTTTATTAGGGTTTTTCCAAGGTATCGACTCCCTAGATATCTCGACATTTTCGGGAATTAAATAA
- a CDS encoding methyltransferase domain-containing protein, whose protein sequence is MTPAKSANTAVNYDIENEVLERYKAGAKDVQPSLCCPTSYNGNYLEILPSEIIEKDYGCGDPTQYINSGEVVVDLGSGAGKNCYIIAQKVGKDGRVIGVDFNDDMLALSRKYQDEIADKLGYKNTEFVKGKIQDLGLNLAMVQTWLNDNPITSIEDVSRFEAMCDRLRQNQPLIPDATVDVVVSNCVLNLVKSQDKVKLFTEIYRVLKVGGRAVISDIVCDEPPTETIINDPELWSGCIAGAFQEHEFLQMFENAGFYGVEILTRQTEPWQVIDGIEFRSVTVCAYKGKEGPCLERHQAVIYKGPWKQVVDDDGHTLYRGQPMAVCDKTFNIYTRSPYSDDIIPIPPYQNIDLKDAKEFDCRQNAIRDPKLTKGENYHVTNINNDESCCSPSSCC, encoded by the coding sequence ATGACTCCAGCTAAATCGGCAAATACTGCTGTTAATTATGATATAGAAAATGAAGTTTTAGAACGCTATAAAGCCGGGGCGAAAGATGTTCAGCCTTCCCTGTGTTGTCCGACATCATATAATGGTAATTATCTGGAGATTTTGCCATCAGAAATTATTGAGAAAGACTATGGCTGTGGCGACCCCACCCAATATATTAATTCTGGGGAAGTGGTGGTAGATTTGGGGTCTGGTGCTGGCAAAAATTGCTATATTATCGCCCAAAAAGTCGGCAAAGATGGGCGAGTAATTGGGGTTGATTTTAATGATGATATGCTGGCGCTTTCCCGTAAGTATCAAGATGAAATTGCCGATAAGTTGGGCTATAAAAATACTGAGTTTGTTAAGGGAAAAATCCAGGATTTGGGGCTAAATTTGGCTATGGTGCAAACCTGGTTAAATGATAATCCTATTACCTCCATAGAAGATGTATCCCGGTTTGAGGCAATGTGCGATCGCCTCCGCCAAAACCAGCCTTTAATCCCTGATGCAACTGTGGATGTAGTCGTGTCTAACTGCGTGCTTAACCTAGTTAAATCTCAGGATAAAGTGAAACTATTTACGGAGATTTACCGAGTCTTAAAAGTCGGAGGAAGGGCGGTTATTTCTGATATTGTGTGTGACGAACCCCCCACCGAAACAATTATCAACGACCCCGAATTGTGGAGTGGTTGCATTGCTGGCGCTTTTCAAGAACACGAATTTTTACAAATGTTTGAAAATGCCGGATTTTATGGGGTCGAAATCTTAACCCGTCAGACCGAACCTTGGCAGGTAATTGATGGCATTGAATTTCGGTCTGTCACAGTTTGCGCCTACAAAGGGAAAGAAGGTCCTTGTTTAGAACGCCATCAAGCAGTAATTTATAAAGGACCTTGGAAACAGGTAGTTGATGATGATGGTCATACCCTTTATCGAGGTCAACCTATGGCAGTTTGTGATAAAACCTTTAACATCTATACTAGGAGTCCCTACAGTGACGATATTATCCCCATTCCTCCCTATCAAAATATTGATCTAAAGGATGCTAAAGAATTTGATTGTCGGCAAAATGCCATCCGCGACCCTAAACTAACTAAAGGTGAGAATTACCACGTCACTAATATTAATAACGACGAGTCTTGTTGTTCTCCATCAAGTTGTTGTTAG